In one Balaenoptera musculus isolate JJ_BM4_2016_0621 chromosome 20, mBalMus1.pri.v3, whole genome shotgun sequence genomic region, the following are encoded:
- the PTRH2 gene encoding peptidyl-tRNA hydrolase 2, mitochondrial: MLSKPLVMEYLTNPGALSVAAGVACGMCLGWGLRVRFGMIPKSSVSETDTDTRTEASILGEGGEYKMILVVRNDLKMGKGKVAAQCSHAAVSAYKQIQRRNPELLKQWEYCGQPKVVVRAPDEETLVELLTHAKMLGLTVSLIQDAGRTQIVPGSRTVLGIGPGPVDLIDKVTGHLKLY; the protein is encoded by the coding sequence atgCTCTCCAAACCCTTGGTTATGGAATATTTGACTAATCCTGGTGCACTCAGCGTGGCTGCCGGAGTTGCTTGTGGCATGTGCCTGGGCTGGGGACTCCGAGTACGCTTTGGAATGATCCCCAAGAGCTCGGTGAGCGAGACAGACACTGACACCAGAACAGAAGCAAGCATCTTAGGAGAGGGTGGGGAGTACAAAATGATTCTTGTGGTTCGAAATGACTTAAAGATGGGAAAAGGGAAAGTGGCTGCCCAGTGCTCTCATGCTGCTGTTTCTGCCTACAAGCAAATTCAAAGGAGAAACCCTGAATTACTCAAACAGTGGGAATACTGTGGCCAGCCCAAAGTGGTGGTCAGAGCTCCTGATGAAGAAACTCTAGTTGAATTATTGACCCATGCAAAAATGCTGGGACTGACTGTAAGTTTAATCCAAGATGCAGGACGTACTCAGATTGTACCAGGCTCTCGAACTGTTCTAGGAATTGGGCCAGGACCAGTAGACCTAATTGACAAGGTCACTGGTCACCTAAAACTTTACTAG